A stretch of Pseudorhodobacter turbinis DNA encodes these proteins:
- a CDS encoding rod shape-determining protein: protein MWLLSGLFSSDMAIDLGTANTLVYVRGKGIVLNEPSVVAYHVKDGKKQVLAVGEDAKLMLGRTPGSIEAIRPMRDGVIADFDSAEEMIKHFIRKVHKRTTFSKPKIIVCVPHGATPVEKRAIRQSVLSAGARRAGLIAEPIAAAIGAGMPITDPTGNMVVDIGGGTTEVAVLSLGDIVYARSVRVGGDRMDDAIINYLRRHQNLLIGESTAERIKTSIGTARMPDDGRGSSMTIRGRDLLNGVPKEAEINQAQVAEALAEPVQQICDAVMQALETTPPDLAADIVDRGVMLTGGGALLGDLDLALREQTGLSVSVANEPLNCVALGTGKALEYEKQLQHVIDYDS from the coding sequence ATGTGGTTACTCTCGGGTCTTTTCTCATCCGACATGGCGATTGACCTTGGCACCGCGAACACGCTTGTTTACGTGCGCGGCAAAGGTATCGTGCTGAATGAACCCTCGGTCGTGGCTTACCACGTCAAGGACGGCAAGAAGCAGGTTCTGGCGGTGGGCGAAGATGCCAAGCTGATGCTGGGCCGGACCCCCGGCAGCATCGAGGCGATCCGCCCGATGCGCGACGGTGTTATTGCCGATTTCGATTCCGCCGAGGAAATGATCAAACATTTCATCCGCAAGGTGCACAAACGCACAACATTCTCCAAGCCCAAGATCATCGTCTGCGTGCCGCATGGTGCCACGCCGGTGGAAAAACGCGCGATCCGCCAGTCGGTTCTTTCGGCCGGTGCACGCCGCGCGGGCCTGATCGCCGAACCCATCGCCGCAGCCATTGGTGCGGGCATGCCAATCACCGATCCCACCGGCAATATGGTGGTTGATATCGGCGGCGGCACAACCGAAGTTGCGGTGCTGTCCTTGGGTGACATTGTCTATGCGCGCTCTGTCCGTGTTGGGGGCGACAGGATGGATGATGCGATCATCAACTATTTGCGCCGCCATCAAAACCTGCTGATCGGCGAATCCACGGCCGAACGCATCAAGACCAGCATCGGCACCGCGCGGATGCCTGACGACGGGCGCGGCTCGTCAATGACCATCCGTGGGCGCGATCTGCTGAACGGTGTGCCAAAAGAGGCCGAGATCAACCAAGCCCAAGTGGCCGAGGCATTGGCCGAACCGGTCCAGCAAATTTGCGATGCCGTGATGCAGGCGTTGGAAACCACACCGCCCGACCTTGCCGCCGATATCGTTGACCGTGGCGTGATGCTGACGGGTGGCGGCGCACTGCTGGGCGATCTGGATCTGGCGCTGCGCGAACAAACTGGGCTTTCGGTTTCGGTCGCTAACGAACCCTTGAACTGTGTGGCCCTTGGCACTGGCAAGGCGCTGGAATATGAAAAACAACTTCAGCACGTGATCGACTACGATAGCTGA
- the mreC gene encoding rod shape-determining protein MreC produces the protein MAKKRSSPDEYTRPLRRILVGLLVVALVALFTIWRIDSPRVERFRTALVDRMVPSFEWALVPVTKTFDMVDSFQSYASLYDQNQELRRELQQMKAWKEAALQLEQKNARLMDLNQVRMDPKLTHVTGVVMADSGSPFRQSVLLNVGARDGVQDGWATMDGIGLVGRISGVGQRTARVILLTDSNSRIPVTAQPSGQRGLLSGDNTVRPPLEFVEKPDLVRPGDQVVTSGDGGVFPAGLLVGSVVQGADRRLRVALSADYERLEFLRVLRSHPQERITDPGNLIAIPVSEAPEVQTEAPPAVGQ, from the coding sequence GTGGCAAAAAAACGCAGCTCACCGGATGAATACACACGCCCCCTGCGCCGGATTTTGGTGGGGTTGCTGGTGGTTGCGCTGGTGGCATTGTTCACGATCTGGCGCATCGACAGCCCGCGGGTTGAACGCTTTCGCACAGCACTGGTGGACCGGATGGTGCCCAGCTTTGAATGGGCTTTGGTGCCGGTGACCAAGACCTTTGATATGGTTGACAGTTTTCAATCCTACGCCAGCCTTTATGACCAGAACCAAGAGCTGCGCCGCGAATTGCAGCAGATGAAAGCGTGGAAAGAGGCCGCCTTGCAGCTGGAACAAAAAAACGCACGGCTGATGGACCTTAACCAAGTGCGCATGGACCCCAAGCTGACCCATGTTACCGGCGTTGTGATGGCCGATAGCGGCAGCCCGTTTCGCCAATCCGTGCTGCTGAATGTCGGCGCGCGTGACGGGGTGCAGGACGGCTGGGCAACGATGGATGGCATCGGGCTTGTCGGGCGGATTTCGGGCGTGGGGCAGCGCACCGCGCGGGTGATATTGCTGACCGACAGCAACAGCCGTATTCCCGTGACCGCGCAACCTTCGGGGCAACGGGGGCTTTTGTCAGGCGATAACACCGTGCGCCCGCCTTTGGAATTTGTGGAAAAACCTGATCTGGTGCGCCCCGGCGATCAGGTTGTCACCTCGGGCGACGGCGGCGTGTTTCCGGCGGGGCTGTTGGTGGGCAGCGTAGTGCAAGGGGCTGACCGTCGCTTGCGCGTGGCGCTTTCGGCGGATTATGAGCGGCTGGAGTTTCTGCGCGTCCTGCGCAGCCACCCGCAAGAGCGGATCACCGATCCCGGCAATCTGATCGCCATTCCCGTATCCGAGGCCCCTGAGGTGCAAACCGAAGCCCCCCCTGCAGTGGGGCAATAA
- a CDS encoding rod shape-determining protein MreD yields MRESQKHNVWIYRACFVLIALALLFFRLLPLGSVAGNWPGPDLLLCLMLAWVTQRPDHLPTILIALVVLAEDMILMRPPGLWTVLVVLATEFLRARAALTRDLGFVAEWLLISLVMIAMLLAYRTVFAVAFMTQPGFGFAFAQTVGSILMYPVVVWLLRVVIHLRKPLAGEVDAKGRRI; encoded by the coding sequence ATGCGCGAGAGCCAGAAGCACAACGTGTGGATCTATCGCGCTTGCTTTGTGCTGATCGCGCTGGCGCTGCTGTTTTTCCGGCTTTTGCCTTTGGGTAGCGTGGCGGGCAACTGGCCGGGGCCGGATTTGTTGCTTTGCCTGATGCTGGCATGGGTAACGCAACGCCCCGACCATTTGCCCACCATCTTGATCGCGCTGGTGGTGCTGGCCGAGGATATGATCCTAATGCGCCCCCCCGGCCTGTGGACGGTATTGGTGGTTTTGGCGACCGAATTTCTGCGCGCCCGCGCTGCCCTGACACGGGATCTGGGCTTTGTCGCGGAATGGTTACTGATCAGCCTTGTAATGATCGCGATGCTTTTGGCTTACCGCACCGTGTTTGCCGTGGCCTTCATGACGCAGCCGGGATTCGGATTTGCCTTTGCGCAAACCGTCGGCTCTATTTTAATGTACCCTGTGGTCGTGTGGTTGTTGCGGGTGGTGATACACCTGCGCAAACCGCTGGCCGGAGAGGTCGATGCAAAGGGACGCCGGATATGA
- the mrdA gene encoding penicillin-binding protein 2 — MRRSARDTEESARKITRRGLFLGGSMVAIVAVLGARMRHMQVDQADEFRLLAEDNRISIRLIPPARGLIHDRNGKLIAGNEQNYRVVISRDDAGNVEDVLNRLSGILPIAPEDFERALKEARRRSPLPIIVADRLKWEDVSKVAINAPALPGVTPEFGLSRIYPRDTDFAHVVGYVGPVSENDLAKLEEPDPLLQTPKFQIGKIGVETWMEDNLRGKAGNRRVEVNAVGRVMRELGRQEGVAGSDIQLTINADVQNYVQARLGDESAAAVVMDVQNGDLVAVVSSPSFNPNLFVRGISHNDYNSLTGNDHRPLANKSVQGAYPPASTFKMVTALAALEAGTATAATTVYCPGHYEVGGRRFHCWRRGGHGHVNLEQALTQSCDVYFYEVAMKVGIDKMAEMGRKLGLGIRHDIPMSAITEGLMPNKAWKRERYGKEWVIGDTVNASIGQGYVLTSPLQLAVMTARIATGTSVSPRLIQSVGGLPVPSTPAESLGLNPAFLAAVQNGMYLVSNTRRGTAYSSRVDDKALRMAGKTGTSQVRNISVAERARGVINNADLPWDRRDHALFVGFAPYDAPRYAVSVVVEHGGGGSSVAAPIGRDLLLRALSDGIPPASAYPASQRNRIDTMHRKLLLRDPDGTLPESSRA; from the coding sequence ATGAGACGCTCTGCCCGCGATACCGAAGAAAGTGCGCGCAAAATCACGCGCCGTGGCCTGTTTTTGGGCGGCTCTATGGTGGCGATTGTCGCCGTTTTGGGCGCACGGATGCGGCATATGCAGGTGGACCAAGCTGATGAGTTCCGCCTGCTGGCCGAGGATAACCGTATCTCTATCCGGCTGATCCCGCCTGCGCGCGGGCTGATCCATGACCGCAACGGCAAGCTGATCGCCGGCAATGAGCAAAACTACCGCGTCGTGATCAGCCGCGATGATGCGGGTAATGTCGAAGATGTCCTGAACCGCCTGTCCGGCATCCTGCCCATCGCCCCCGAAGATTTTGAGCGCGCGTTGAAAGAGGCCCGCCGCCGCAGCCCCCTGCCCATTATCGTCGCCGACCGGCTAAAATGGGAAGACGTCTCCAAGGTGGCCATCAACGCGCCTGCCCTGCCCGGCGTCACGCCCGAATTCGGCCTCAGCCGCATTTACCCGCGGGACACCGATTTCGCCCATGTTGTCGGCTATGTCGGCCCCGTCAGCGAAAATGATTTGGCCAAGCTGGAAGAACCGGACCCTTTGCTGCAAACTCCGAAATTCCAGATCGGCAAGATCGGTGTCGAAACCTGGATGGAGGATAATCTGCGCGGCAAGGCCGGCAACCGCCGCGTCGAGGTAAATGCCGTGGGCCGCGTGATGCGAGAGCTTGGCCGCCAAGAAGGCGTTGCCGGATCTGATATCCAGCTGACCATCAATGCCGATGTGCAAAACTATGTGCAGGCCCGCTTGGGCGACGAATCTGCGGCAGCCGTGGTGATGGATGTGCAAAACGGTGACCTTGTGGCGGTTGTCTCTTCGCCCTCGTTCAACCCGAACCTGTTTGTGCGCGGTATTTCGCATAATGATTACAATTCACTGACCGGAAATGATCACCGCCCCTTGGCGAATAAATCGGTTCAGGGCGCCTATCCCCCCGCATCAACCTTCAAGATGGTCACGGCCCTCGCAGCGCTGGAGGCAGGCACCGCCACCGCGGCCACCACTGTCTATTGCCCCGGCCATTATGAGGTCGGGGGCCGCCGCTTTCACTGCTGGCGGCGCGGTGGCCACGGGCATGTAAACTTGGAGCAGGCGCTCACGCAAAGCTGTGACGTCTATTTCTATGAAGTGGCGATGAAGGTCGGAATCGACAAGATGGCCGAAATGGGCCGCAAGCTGGGCCTTGGCATCCGCCATGACATTCCGATGTCGGCCATCACCGAAGGCTTGATGCCAAACAAGGCCTGGAAACGAGAGCGTTACGGCAAAGAGTGGGTGATCGGCGATACGGTCAACGCCTCTATCGGGCAGGGCTATGTGCTGACGTCGCCTTTGCAACTGGCAGTGATGACCGCACGGATCGCTACCGGAACCTCTGTCTCGCCGCGCCTGATCCAAAGCGTGGGGGGCCTTCCCGTGCCAAGCACCCCCGCCGAGAGCCTCGGGTTGAACCCGGCCTTTTTGGCGGCGGTCCAAAACGGGATGTATTTGGTGAGCAACACGCGGCGTGGTACGGCATATTCTTCACGCGTGGATGACAAGGCGCTTCGGATGGCCGGCAAAACCGGCACCAGCCAGGTCCGCAATATCAGTGTGGCAGAGCGTGCACGCGGCGTGATCAACAACGCTGACCTGCCGTGGGATCGCCGCGACCATGCGCTGTTTGTCGGCTTTGCCCCCTATGATGCGCCGCGCTATGCGGTCTCGGTGGTGGTTGAACATGGCGGCGGCGGTTCCAGTGTGGCGGCCCCGATCGGGCGTGACCTTCTGTTGCGCGCCCTAAGCGATGGCATCCCGCCGGCCTCGGCCTATCCCGCGTCACAGCGCAACCGCATTGATACGATGCACCGCAAGCTGTTGCTGCGCGATCCCGACGGCACCCTACCCGAAAGCAGCCGCGCATGA
- the rodA gene encoding rod shape-determining protein RodA, with protein sequence MSFLEYQLKTVPTGASKILHVNWALVVLLIAVASAGFLMLYSVAGGRMEVWAEPQMKRFVLGMAVMFAVGFVPIWFWRNMAGLAYALSIVLLLAVEFFGSVGMGAQRWIELGPLRLQPSELAKVTLVMLLAAYYDWLDIRKTSRPIWVLIPVALIILPTVLVLGQPDLGTALLLMTGGAVVMFCAGVSLYYFGAVASLLGGAIAAVFYSRGTEWQLLKNYQYRRIDTFLDPSSDPLGAGYHITQAKIALGSGGWAGRGFMQGTQSRLNFLPEKHTDFIFTTLAEEFGFVGAFSLLVLYTLVLAFCISSALQNKDRFASLVTLGIAATFFFYFSVNMLMVMGLAPVVGVPLPLVSYGGSSMLVLLAAFGLVQSAHIHRPR encoded by the coding sequence ATGAGCTTTCTCGAATACCAGTTAAAGACCGTCCCAACAGGCGCCTCCAAGATACTGCATGTGAACTGGGCGCTGGTGGTCTTGTTAATCGCCGTCGCCTCTGCCGGGTTCTTGATGCTTTATTCCGTCGCTGGCGGCCGGATGGAAGTCTGGGCAGAGCCGCAGATGAAACGCTTCGTTCTGGGGATGGCGGTGATGTTTGCCGTGGGCTTCGTGCCGATCTGGTTCTGGCGCAACATGGCGGGGCTGGCCTATGCGCTCTCGATTGTCTTGCTCTTGGCGGTGGAGTTTTTCGGCTCTGTCGGGATGGGGGCGCAGCGCTGGATCGAGCTGGGTCCACTGCGGTTGCAACCCTCGGAACTGGCCAAAGTGACCTTGGTGATGTTGCTTGCAGCCTATTACGACTGGCTCGATATCCGCAAAACCTCACGCCCGATTTGGGTGCTGATCCCCGTGGCGCTTATTATACTGCCGACGGTTCTGGTCTTGGGGCAGCCCGATCTTGGCACGGCGCTTTTGCTAATGACCGGCGGCGCGGTGGTGATGTTTTGCGCCGGTGTCAGCCTTTATTACTTCGGCGCAGTTGCAAGCTTGCTTGGCGGGGCAATCGCTGCGGTTTTCTATTCGCGGGGGACGGAATGGCAATTGCTGAAGAATTACCAATATCGGCGGATCGACACCTTCCTTGACCCGTCAAGCGACCCCTTGGGCGCGGGATATCACATCACCCAAGCCAAGATTGCGCTGGGATCGGGCGGTTGGGCCGGTCGCGGCTTTATGCAAGGCACACAAAGCCGGTTGAACTTCCTGCCCGAAAAGCACACCGATTTCATCTTTACCACCTTGGCCGAGGAATTCGGCTTTGTCGGCGCGTTTTCCCTGCTGGTCCTTTATACGCTGGTGCTGGCATTTTGTATTTCCAGTGCGCTGCAAAACAAGGACCGTTTCGCCAGTCTGGTCACGCTTGGCATCGCCGCGACCTTCTTTTTCTACTTTTCTGTCAATATGTTGATGGTGATGGGGCTGGCACCTGTTGTGGGTGTGCCTTTGCCGCTTGTATCTTATGGCGGATCGTCGATGCTGGTGCTGCTGGCCGCCTTCGGGCTGGTGCAAAGCGCGCATATTCATCGCCCCCGTTAA
- a CDS encoding 2-hydroxyacid dehydrogenase: MTTIYFAAGAPRWTRFEAPLRSALQDAGIEADLSPQCADPSLVDYIIYAPDSEVQDFTPFTRCKAVLNLWAGVERIVGNPTLTQPLCRMVDPSLTAGMEEWVLGHALRHHLGMDRHIQNPDRAWDPTPPPLAAERPVTILGLGALGQACARALQGVGFPVKGWSRTQKDLPDIASHHGDEGLKAALTGAEIVVLLLPKTAATENILNAETLALLAPGAALLNPGRGHLIDDTALLAALDSGTVGHATLDVFRVEPLPQDHPFWAHPQVTVTPHIAAETRPKSAAKVVVENIRRGQAGMPFLHLVDPTHGY, encoded by the coding sequence ATGACCACCATCTATTTTGCCGCAGGTGCGCCGCGTTGGACACGTTTTGAGGCCCCCTTGCGCAGCGCCCTGCAAGATGCCGGGATCGAGGCCGATCTGTCACCCCAATGCGCCGATCCTTCGCTGGTGGATTACATCATCTACGCCCCCGATAGCGAGGTTCAGGATTTCACCCCCTTCACCCGCTGCAAGGCTGTCTTGAACCTTTGGGCAGGCGTGGAAAGGATCGTTGGCAACCCCACCCTGACCCAGCCGCTGTGCCGAATGGTGGACCCTTCCCTGACGGCAGGAATGGAGGAATGGGTGCTGGGCCATGCCCTGCGCCACCATCTGGGGATGGACCGGCACATCCAGAACCCGGACCGCGCCTGGGATCCGACCCCCCCTCCGCTGGCGGCAGAGCGTCCCGTGACCATTCTGGGCCTTGGTGCTTTGGGACAGGCCTGCGCGCGGGCCCTTCAAGGCGTGGGTTTCCCCGTCAAGGGCTGGAGCAGAACCCAAAAGGACCTGCCCGACATTGCCAGCCACCACGGCGACGAAGGCTTGAAAGCTGCACTGACAGGGGCAGAGATTGTGGTGCTCCTGCTGCCCAAAACGGCCGCCACCGAGAATATTCTCAACGCTGAAACGCTGGCGCTTCTTGCCCCCGGCGCCGCCCTCCTCAACCCCGGTCGCGGACATCTGATCGATGATACAGCCCTCTTGGCGGCATTGGACAGCGGCACGGTCGGCCATGCGACGCTGGATGTGTTTCGGGTCGAACCCCTCCCGCAAGATCACCCCTTCTGGGCCCACCCCCAAGTCACCGTCACCCCCCATATCGCCGCAGAGACCCGCCCAAAATCCGCAGCAAAAGTGGTTGTGGAAAACATCCGCCGCGGCCAAGCGGGAATGCCCTTCCTGCATCTGGTGGACCCGACCCACGGCTATTAA
- a CDS encoding NAD(P)/FAD-dependent oxidoreductase: MQNTEIAIVGAGVIGLAIAHRLAQDGHEVVVIDPAAPGSGASYGNAGTIADYAIQPVGTPDVLRSLPSLLFDRNSPLSIRHAALPSLAPWLLRFARQSLPAAAKRNATAIAALMAKALPQWDALSAQIGGEDLMQRRGCLYIYETKSGFQGAQNDLAFRKTLGVSVEMLSPEELSVMEPGLPMMPGGAAYFPNAVFMADPGEMVQRLYRAAKSVGVTFLSARADALKRENGGVQITGPGLALQARRVVIAAGAHSRALARAAGDQVPLDTERGYHVEWDMAQPRLSRPSCPASRGFYLCPMSGRLRVTGTVELGGLTAPPSPHRIAKLVEGARAFFPDLGPPDREWMGFRPSMPDSLPVIGPSRSGPEIIHAYGHGHVGLTLAPGTAELVADLIAGRTPGPEIAACLPTRF; encoded by the coding sequence ATGCAGAATACTGAAATCGCCATTGTCGGGGCGGGCGTCATCGGCCTTGCCATTGCCCATCGCCTTGCCCAAGACGGGCATGAAGTTGTGGTGATCGACCCCGCCGCGCCCGGCTCCGGGGCCTCTTATGGCAATGCCGGAACGATTGCCGATTACGCGATCCAGCCGGTTGGCACGCCCGATGTGCTGCGCTCGCTACCCTCGTTGTTGTTTGATCGCAACTCGCCGCTATCCATCCGCCATGCCGCCCTGCCCAGCCTCGCGCCGTGGCTCTTGCGGTTTGCCCGCCAATCCCTGCCTGCCGCTGCGAAGCGCAATGCAACCGCGATCGCTGCGCTGATGGCAAAGGCCCTGCCGCAGTGGGATGCCCTCTCGGCGCAAATCGGCGGTGAAGATCTGATGCAACGCCGCGGCTGCCTTTACATCTACGAAACCAAATCCGGCTTTCAGGGCGCGCAAAACGATCTGGCCTTTCGCAAGACATTGGGCGTGTCGGTTGAAATGCTCAGCCCCGAGGAATTATCGGTGATGGAGCCGGGCTTGCCCATGATGCCCGGCGGTGCTGCCTATTTCCCTAATGCGGTATTTATGGCCGATCCGGGTGAAATGGTCCAACGCCTGTACCGCGCCGCGAAATCCGTCGGGGTGACCTTCCTATCGGCGCGGGCAGATGCGCTCAAACGCGAAAACGGCGGCGTTCAAATCACCGGGCCGGGGCTAGCCCTACAGGCCCGGCGCGTCGTGATCGCTGCGGGCGCACATTCCCGCGCCTTGGCCCGCGCCGCTGGCGATCAGGTGCCGCTGGATACCGAGCGTGGCTACCATGTCGAATGGGACATGGCACAACCCCGCCTGTCGCGCCCAAGCTGCCCGGCCTCTCGCGGGTTCTACCTTTGCCCGATGTCCGGTCGTTTGCGCGTCACCGGCACGGTAGAGCTGGGCGGCCTGACCGCCCCGCCATCCCCCCACCGGATCGCAAAACTGGTTGAGGGCGCGCGCGCCTTCTTTCCCGACCTCGGGCCGCCGGACAGGGAATGGATGGGGTTTCGCCCCTCCATGCCCGACAGCCTGCCCGTGATCGGCCCAAGCCGCAGCGGGCCAGAGATCATCCACGCCTACGGCCACGGCCATGTCGGCCTGACACTGGCCCCCGGCACAGCAGAGCTTGTCGCGGATCTGATCGCCGGACGCACGCCCGGCCCCGAGATTGCCGCCTGCCTACCAACCCGATTCTAA
- a CDS encoding 2-hydroxyacid dehydrogenase, giving the protein MTAPRLSVVVTRRLPETVETRMKELFDVELRDPDTRMTREELGAAMRRADVLVPCVTDQIDANLLAQAGEKLKLIANYGAGIDHIDVTSARQRGILVSNTPGVVTDDTADMTLALILSVTRKIPEGLAEMQAGRWEGWSPMAHLGGRIGGRRLGILGMGRIGQAVARRASAFGMQIHYHNRKRLRPEIEADLDATYWESLDQMVSRMDIISINCPHTPSTFHLMNARRLKLLKPTAVIVNTSRGEVIDENALTRGLRAGEIAGAGLDVFEHGHEINPRLRELTNVVMLPHMGSATVEGRAEMGEKVIINIKTFADGHRPPDQVVPGML; this is encoded by the coding sequence ATGACTGCACCACGCTTGAGTGTCGTTGTAACACGTCGTTTGCCGGAAACGGTCGAGACCCGTATGAAGGAGCTCTTTGATGTGGAACTGCGTGATCCCGATACCCGGATGACCCGCGAGGAGTTGGGGGCTGCAATGCGGCGTGCCGATGTGCTTGTGCCCTGTGTGACGGATCAGATCGACGCCAACCTGTTGGCGCAAGCCGGTGAGAAGCTGAAGCTGATCGCAAATTACGGTGCGGGGATTGACCATATCGATGTGACCAGCGCCCGTCAGCGCGGGATTTTGGTTTCCAACACCCCGGGTGTTGTCACCGATGATACCGCCGATATGACACTGGCGCTTATTCTGTCCGTGACCCGTAAGATCCCCGAAGGCCTGGCCGAAATGCAGGCCGGTCGGTGGGAGGGCTGGTCCCCGATGGCGCATCTGGGCGGGCGTATTGGCGGGCGGCGCCTCGGGATTTTGGGGATGGGGCGGATCGGGCAGGCGGTTGCACGGCGTGCTTCGGCCTTTGGTATGCAGATCCATTATCACAACCGCAAACGCCTGCGCCCCGAGATCGAGGCTGATCTGGATGCGACCTATTGGGAAAGCCTGGACCAGATGGTCAGCCGGATGGATATTATTTCTATTAACTGCCCGCATACGCCCTCGACCTTTCATTTGATGAATGCGCGGCGTTTGAAACTGCTGAAACCTACCGCGGTGATCGTAAACACCTCACGCGGGGAGGTGATTGACGAAAATGCGCTGACGCGCGGCCTTCGTGCGGGTGAGATTGCCGGCGCGGGCCTTGATGTGTTCGAGCATGGGCATGAGATTAACCCCCGCCTGCGAGAGCTGACCAATGTGGTGATGCTGCCGCATATGGGGTCGGCCACGGTTGAGGGCCGCGCCGAGATGGGCGAGAAAGTTATCATCAACATCAAGACCTTTGCCGATGGGCACCGCCCACCGGATCAGGTCGTGCCCGGAATGCTATAG
- a CDS encoding SH3 domain-containing protein — protein MAPVGIAQEQGRGAVTNLPLPRYVSLKTNEGNARRGPGLTHRIDWVFSRAGMPLRVTAEYENWRRVEDAEGVGGWVHYALISGTRTALITEPLLDLRATPRLDATVVLRAEAGVIARLQECRPDWCRLSIDGTSGWAMKTALWGVDPAESFD, from the coding sequence ATGGCGCCTGTGGGCATTGCACAGGAACAAGGGCGCGGTGCGGTGACAAATCTGCCGCTGCCGCGCTATGTCTCTCTTAAAACCAACGAGGGGAATGCGCGGCGCGGCCCCGGATTGACTCATCGGATCGATTGGGTGTTCAGCCGGGCCGGCATGCCGCTGCGAGTTACGGCGGAATACGAAAACTGGCGTCGGGTCGAGGATGCAGAGGGCGTCGGTGGCTGGGTACACTATGCCTTGATCTCTGGCACCCGCACGGCGTTGATCACAGAGCCGCTGCTGGACTTGCGCGCCACCCCTCGCCTAGATGCTACCGTGGTGCTACGCGCCGAGGCAGGCGTGATTGCGCGCTTGCAGGAATGTCGTCCGGACTGGTGCCGCCTAAGCATTGATGGCACGTCCGGCTGGGCAATGAAAACCGCCCTTTGGGGGGTAGACCCTGCCGAGAGCTTTGATTAA
- a CDS encoding cation diffusion facilitator family transporter — protein MTMPEATRMNLSAGVASVIVAGLLVVLKLWALGETGALSVAASLADSAMDLMVSLGAIAAIFYAARPPDEDHVFGHSSAEDLAALGQSLFILISAGAITWAALRRIILAQPERLTAEGSGIIAMVISVLLTLALIGWQTRVARITGNKVIKADRLHYLGDLLPNLGAIASLWASSRFGLIQIDSIMALAAAGMLALGALKIGRAAWDALMDRTADPEVVEGIATLARNWPGVEGFHDLKTRMSGSKVFVHLHIELDGDLSLRAAHEIGAGLRRTILLAYPQTDVIIHKDVADR, from the coding sequence ATGACCATGCCGGAAGCCACCAGAATGAACCTTTCGGCGGGGGTGGCCTCGGTCATCGTGGCGGGGCTTTTGGTTGTGCTCAAGCTTTGGGCCTTGGGGGAAACCGGCGCGCTTTCGGTTGCGGCCTCTTTGGCCGATAGTGCGATGGATCTGATGGTCAGCCTTGGCGCGATCGCCGCCATCTTCTATGCTGCCCGCCCCCCGGATGAGGACCATGTTTTCGGCCACAGCTCTGCCGAGGATCTGGCAGCCCTTGGGCAGTCACTGTTTATCCTGATCTCGGCGGGGGCGATCACATGGGCCGCCCTGCGCCGCATTATCCTTGCCCAGCCTGAACGCTTGACGGCCGAAGGTTCGGGCATCATCGCGATGGTGATATCCGTCTTGCTGACATTGGCGCTGATTGGCTGGCAAACGCGTGTGGCGCGGATCACCGGCAATAAAGTCATCAAGGCGGACCGGTTGCATTATCTGGGGGATTTGCTGCCCAACCTCGGGGCCATCGCCTCTCTCTGGGCCTCCAGCCGGTTCGGGTTGATCCAGATCGACAGCATCATGGCGCTGGCGGCGGCGGGCATGCTGGCCTTAGGTGCGCTGAAAATTGGGCGGGCGGCTTGGGATGCGCTGATGGACCGCACCGCCGATCCCGAGGTGGTTGAGGGCATCGCCACCCTTGCGCGCAACTGGCCGGGCGTGGAGGGCTTTCACGACCTGAAAACCCGCATGTCGGGCAGCAAGGTCTTCGTCCACCTTCATATCGAGCTGGACGGCGATCTTTCTTTGCGCGCGGCACATGAGATCGGGGCCGGTCTGCGCCGAACGATCCTGTTGGCCTATCCGCAAACGGATGTAATCATCCATAAGGATGTCGCGGATCGATAA
- a CDS encoding DUF6455 family protein: MTSQLFQLAHRMGFDFDLLAKRGLVPKKTNLQMQAKCQSCLGREMCQRMLDANKDHLDAPPTYCPNNQILSFLKRALPQKK; the protein is encoded by the coding sequence ATGACGTCGCAGCTTTTTCAACTTGCGCACCGCATGGGGTTTGACTTTGACCTACTTGCAAAACGTGGCCTTGTGCCTAAAAAAACCAACCTGCAAATGCAGGCAAAATGCCAAAGCTGCCTTGGGCGCGAAATGTGCCAAAGAATGCTGGATGCAAACAAAGATCATCTCGATGCGCCCCCCACCTATTGCCCCAACAACCAAATTCTGAGTTTCCTGAAAAGAGCGTTGCCCCAGAAGAAATAA